Proteins encoded in a region of the Solanum dulcamara chromosome 9, daSolDulc1.2, whole genome shotgun sequence genome:
- the LOC129902461 gene encoding uncharacterized protein LOC129902461 translates to MGNSEGEKIRNICILAHVDHGKTTLADHLIASSGGGVLHPKQAGKLRFMDYLDEEQRRAITMKSSSIGLKYKEHSINLIDSPGHMDFCSEVSTAARLSDGALVLVDAVEGVHIQTHAVLRQAWIEKLTPCLVLNKIDRLIVELRLTPLEAYTRLQRIVHEVNSIVSAYKSEKYLSDVDSLLSAPLGLVEDENPDPEFIEDDEEDTFQPQKGNVAFVCALDGWGFSICDFAKFYASKLGASSAALQKALWGPRYFNAKTKMIVGKKGISSGSKARPMFVQFVLEPLWQVYQAAVGDDGDRGMLEKVIKSFNLSIPPRELQNKDPKSVLQSVMSRWLPLSDTILSMAVKHMPDPISAQSFRISRLLPKRELLDIGANPDVLSEAELVRKSVESCDSSPDAPCVVFVSKMFAIPSKMLPRGEIMDDSGNGDSDECFLAFARIFSGVLHAGQKVFVLSALYDPLKEESLQKHVQEAELQSLYLMMGQGLTPVASAKAGNVIAIRGLAHHILKSATLSSTLNCWPLSSMIFQVSPMLKVAIEPSDPADMGALIKGLRLLNRADPFVEVSVSARGEHVLSAAGEVHLERCIKDLKERFAKINLEVSAPLVSFKETIEGDTANPLENLKLLSRNSDYLEKETPNGRCVVRVRVMKLPTALTKLLDESSELLGDIIGGKSLQACRSSETLRGNIVEDENPIEALKKRLIDTVESDFSTGFAETERDRIDKCKKMWQKFLNRMWALGPRQVGPNILLTPDVKGKSDDVSVLIKGSPYVSEKLGFTDDNNDSDASPESSTSVDQTLLREAENLESSILSGFQLATASGPLCDEPMWGLAFVIEASISPLAMQPNDSDAPIPQPEQYGLFPGQVMTVVKDACRAAVLQRKPRLVEAMYFCELNTPHDQLGNTYTVLNRRRAHVVNEEMQEGSSLFTVHAYVPVAESFGFSDELRRKTSGAASALLVLSHWEALPEDPFFVPRTEEEKEEFGDGASVPQSIARKLMDSVRRRKGLPVEEKVVQYATKQRTLARKV, encoded by the coding sequence ATGGGGAATTCTGAGGGTGAAAAGATTAGGAACATATGTATACTTGCTCATGTGGATCATGGGAAGACAACATTGGCTGACCATTTGATTGCTTCATCTGGTGGTGGTGTGCTCCATCCGAAGCAAGCGGGTAAGCTTAGGTTTATGGATTATTTAGATGAGGAGCAGAGGAGGGCGATAACTATGAAGAGCTCTTCTATTGGTCTTAAATATAAGGAACATTCGATTAATCTTATAGACTCTCCTGGTCATATGGACTTTTGTAGTGAAGTTTCAACTGCAGCTCGTTTGAGTGATGGCGCGTTGGTATTAGTGGATGCTGTGGAAGGTGTTCACATTCAGACCCATGCAGTTCTGCGTCAGGCATGGATTGAGAAGCTTACACCGTGTCTGGTTTTGAATAAAATTGATAGGTTGATTGTTGAATTGAGATTGACTCCACTGGAGGCGTATACCCGGTTGCAGAGGATTGTTCATGAGGTGAATAGTATAGTGAGTGCCTACAAGTCTGAAAAGTACTTGTCGGATGTTGATTCTCTGCTCTCTGCCCCGTTGGGACTAGTGGAAGATGAAAATCCAGATCCAGAGTTCATAGAGGATGATGAAGAGGATACTTTCCAACCCCAGAAGGGGAATGTCGCGTTTGTATGTGCACTAGATGGATGGGGCTTCAGTATCTGTGATTTTGCTAAGTTTTATGCTTCAAAACTGGGTGCGAGTTCGGCTGCCTTGCAGAAGGCATTATGGGGACCTCGGTATTTTAACGCCAAGACTAAGATGATTGTAGGTAAGAAGGGAATTAGTAGTGGAAGTAAGGCTAGGCCCATGTTTGTGCAATTTGTTCTTGAGCCACTTTGGCAGGTTTATCAAGCTGCTGTGGGAGATGATGGAGACAGGGGGATGCTTGAGAAAGTTATAAAGTCTTTCAATTTGTCTATACCTCCCCGGGAACTTCAAAACAAGGATCCTAAATCTGTGCTTCAATCTGTTATGAGTCGTTGGCTTCCATTGTCAGATACAATATTGTCTATGGCTGTCAAACACATGCCTGATCCTATATCTGCTCAGTCTTTCCGTATATCTCGGCTGCTTCCAAAGAGAGAACTCTTGGATATAGGCGCCAACCCTGATGTGCTTTCTGAAGCTGAACTCGTCAGGAAATCTGTGGAGTCCTGTGATTCTAGCCCTGATGCACCTTGTGTCGTTTTTGTTTCTAAGATGTTTGCTATTCCATCAAAAATGCTTCCGCGTGGAGAGATTATGGATGACAGTGGAAATGGTGACTCTGATGAATGTTTCCTTGCATTTGCCAGGATCTTTAGTGGGGTTCTTCATGCTGGACAGAAAGTTTTCGTGCTTTCAGCATTGTATGATCCACTAAAGGAAGAATCGCTGCAGAAGCATGTGCAAGAAGCTGAGTTGCAGTCCTTGTATTTGATGATGGGTCAAGGGTTGACACCAGTAGCATCAGCAAAGGCTGGTAATGTCATAGCTATCCGAGGGCTTGCCCACCATATATTGAAGAGTGCGACTCTTTCATCTACGTTAAATTGTTGGCCTTTATCTAGTATGATTTTCCAAGTTTCACCCATGCTTAAAGTTGCAATTGAGCCTTCTGATCCTGCTGACATGGGTGCACTTATTAAAGGTTTGAGGCTTCTAAATAGAGCGGACCCTTTTGTTGAGGTTTCTGTTTCTGCTAGGGGCGAACATGTTCTTTCTGCAGCAGGTGAGGTGCACTTGGAGAGATGCATTAAAGATTTAAAGGAGAGATTTGCAAAGATAAACTTGGAAGTCTCGGCGCCCCTTGTATCTTTCAAAGAGACCATCGAAGGAGATACTGCTAATCCCTTAGAAAATTTGAAGCTATTGAGCCGCAACTCTGATTATTTGGAGAAAGAAACTCCAAATGGAAGATGTGTTGTTCGAGTGCGTGTTATGAAGCTTCCAACTGCATTGACGAAGCTGCTTGATGAAAGTTCTGAGTTGCTTGGAGACATCATTGGAGGTAAATCTCTGCAGGCTTGTAGAAGCTCAGAAACTCTCAGAGGTAACATTGTAGAAGATGAGAATCCAATTGAAGCACTCAAGAAACGCCTAATTGACACTGTGGAGAGCGACTTTTCTACTGGATTTGCTGAGACAGAAAGGGATAGGATTGATAAATGTAAGAAAATGTGGCAAAAATTCTTGAACAGGATGTGGGCTTTAGGGCCTAGACAGGTTGGTCCCAACATTCTCCTCACCCCAGATGTGAAAGGAAAGAGCGACGATGTTTCTGTTCTTATAAAGGGTTCCCCTTACGTATCTGAAAAATTGGGCTTTACGGATGACAATAATGACAGCGATGCATCACCAGAATCATCAACCAGTGTGGATCAGACCCTTCTTCGAGAAGCTGAGAATCTTGAAAGCAGTATATTATCTGGATTCCAGTTAGCTACAGCATCTGGCCCTTTGTGTGATGAGCCAATGTGGGGTTTGGCGTTTGTTATCGAAGCTTCCATATCTCCATTAGCTATGCAACCAAATGATAGTGACGCACCTATTCCACAGCCAGAACAGTATGGGCTCTTCCCTGGGCAAGTTATGACTGTTGTTAAGGATGCCTGCAGGGCTGCTGTTCTCCAGAGAAAACCTCGACTTGTGGAAGCTATGTACTTTTGTGAGCTGAACACCCCACACGACCAGTTGGGCAACACTTATACAGTTCTTAATCGTAGGCGTGCCCATGTGGTAAACGAAGAAATGCAGGAAGGTTCTTCCTTGTTCACTGTGCATGCTTATGTGCCAGTTGCAGAAAGCTTTGGATTCTCCGATGAGTTGAGGAGAAAGACTTCTGGAGCTGCAAGTGCGTTACTCGTTCTCAGCCACTGGGAAGCCCTTCCTGAGGATCCTTTCTTTGTACCTAGGACCGAGGAGGAGAAGGAAGAATTCGGAGATGGTGCCAGTGTTCCTCAGAGTATAGCAAGAAAACTCATGGATTCTGTGAGACGAAGGAAAGGTCTTCCGGTAGAGGAAAAAGTAGTACAATACGCGACGAAGCAGAGGACATTGGCTCGCAAAGTGTAG